A stretch of DNA from Actinomycetota bacterium:
GGCAGGGCGGAGGAGAACGACCTCGTCCTGTCGGATCCACGGGTTTCGCGATTCCACGCGGAGATCAAGAGGGGTCCGCAGGGATACGTGCTGCGGGACCTGGGAAGCACCAACGGCACTCTGGTCGGCGAACGGCGGATAAAAGAGAGGCTGCTCGAGGACGGGGACGTCATATCCATGGGCGGGGTAAGGATGGAGTTCAGCCTGGAATAGAACCGCCATGAGGGGCTGGGTTCGCTGATCGCCGGCGGCGGCGAGGACGTGACGGCCCGCGCTCCGGAAGTGGGGCGGAAGACCGCCCCGGCAGGAAAGAAGGTATTTTCGGGAAGGGGATGGCCTTGCCGGAAATAGTCTACATCTCGCTGAGGTATCTTTTCCTGGCCCTGCTCTACCTCTTCCTCGTCCTGGTGATCAGGGTCATCTACCGGGAACTCAACCCCGTGGCCCCGAGGCTCCCGGCGCGGGAACGCTCCCTGCCCCGCAGGAAAGGGCGCCGCGCCGCCTTGGTCCTCCTGGGCGGGGAAGGTCGGCGGGGACGCAGGGAATGGGAAATAAAGGAAGAACTGGTGATAGGGCGATCCCCGGAGTGCGCCGTCTGCCTGGAGGACGAGTTCGCTTCCAACCTTCACGCCAGGATCTACGCCTTGCAGGACCGCTACTACGTGGAGGACCTGGGAAGCACAAACGGAACCTACGTGAACGGAAGGCGCATCAATTATCCCATCGAGCTGCGCGTCGGCGACCGGATAAAGGTGGGTCGCACCCTGATGGAGTTCAGGGCCTGATTCTCGTCCGGCGGGCGCGCCCGCGGAATGGTGAAGGAGGCCGGCCGGGCCTGCTGATTTCGGACCGGGAAACGAGGGAGGGCGCCATGCGTTACGCCGCCCTTAGCGATGTGGGAAGAGTGCGGGACAGGAACGAGGATTTTTTCCACGCCGACGGGCGCCTGTTCGTCGTGGCCGACGGCATGGGAGGCCATCGGGCGGGGGAAGTGGCCAGCCTCGCGGCGGTGGAGGAATTCCTGCGCTGCGAAAGGGAGAACCGCGGCGCGGATCCCCTGCGGCGGCTGCGTTGCTGCCTGCAGGCCGCCAACCGCGTCGTCCTGAAGATGGCCGAGGGTGACCCGGAGCTCAGGGGGATGGGCACCACCTTTACCGTGCTGCTGCTGGAAAACGGCGCCTACCTGGGGCACGTGGGCGACAGCCGCGCTTACCTCCTCAGGGAGGGAGGCCTCAATCCCCTCACCCGCGACCATTCCCTGGTAGAGAAGATGGTCAGGGAGGGCTTTCTCACCCCGCGCGAGGCCAGGCGGCATCCCAGGCGCAACGTGATATTGCGGGCCCTGGGATTGTCGGTGAACCTGGCCGCGGACCTGGTCAGGGTGGACGTGCGGCCCGGTGATCGCATCCTTTTATGCACGGACGGCCTGACCTCCCAGTTGGAGGACGACGAGTTGGCCCGCCTGCTCCAGGAAGAGGACCCGGAGGAGTGCGCCCGGAGGCTTATCGAGGAGGCCAACGCAAGGGGCGGTGAGGATAACGTGACCGTGGTCCTCGTGGACCTGGAGGAGGGCGACGGGTCTCTCTTCACCCCGGAGGACGCGGGGCCGCAGCGGGGGAAGGAGAGCCCGGCGGCGCGGTGGCGGCGGCGCCTCTTCGGGAGGGGAGGTTGAACCATATGCCGGCGGCACATGACGGCGAGGTGAGGCCGAAAGGCAAGGGCTCCGAGCGGAGCAGCGAGGAAGGGTGAGAGATGGGTTTGAGTCCGAGGTGGAAGGAAGCGCTTCTCCTGGCCGTTATCCTGCCCCTTCCCTTCCTGGGGTGGGTTTCCCTGGACCTGACCCGCGACGGTGCTCCGGTCCCCGGTCACCTGGTCTATCCCCTCGTCTGTACGGCGGTCTTCCTCCTGGCCCACCTGGTTTTGCGCTTCCTCCGCCCCCAGGCCGACCCGCTGCTCCTCCCGCTGGTCGCCGCCCTGACTTGCGTGGGCCTGATCATGCTCCTGCGCCTCAACCCGCACATGGCCCGCCTGCAGCTCATCTGGCTGGGGGTGGGAGCGGCCCTCATGCTCCTTATGGTGGCCCTGCTGCGCGATTACCGGTCCTTGAAGAATTACCGCTACACCCTGGCCGTCCTGGGACTGGCGCTGCTCCTGTCCACGATCTTCTTCGGTCGCGAGGTCAACGGGGCCAGGCTGTGGTTGATCCTGGGGCCCCTGCGCTTCCAGCCCTCGGAGCTGGCCAAGATCCTCCTGGCCGTGTTTTTCGCCGCTTACCTGGCGGAGAGGAAGGAGCTCATCGCCGGGGCGGGCCGGGTGGTGGCCGGGGTGCACCTGCCCCGCCCACGGGACCTGGGACCGCTCCTGACCATGTGGGCCCTCTCCCTCCTTCTGCTCATCTTCCAGCGCGACCTGGGGTCCTCCCTCCTCTTCTTCGGCATCTTCCTGGCGGTCATCTACGTAGCCACCGGGAGGGCGGCCTTCGTGGTTGCCGGCCTGCTTCTCTTCCTGGCCGGGGCCACCCTCACCTTTTTCCTCTTCGGGCACGTGCGGACCCGGGTGGAGACCTGGATGGATCCCCTGAACCCGGAGACCATAGGCGACGAGAGCTACCAGATAGCCCAGTCCCTCTTCGCCTTCGCCGAGGGAGGCCTTTCGGGGGCCGGGCTGGCCCGGGGAAGTCCAGGGCTCATACCCTTCGCGGAGACCGATTTCATCTACGCCGCGATCGGGGAGGAGCTGGGGCTGCTGGGGGCGGCGGCCCTGGCCCTGCTCTACCTGGTGCTCTGTGGGCGGGGGCTTCACCTGGCCCTGCGCTGCGCGGACGATTTCGGCAAGCTCCTGGCGGTTGGACTGACCGCCGTCCTGGGGTTGCAGTCCTTCATCATCATGGCCGGCGTCACCAGGCTCATGCCCCTCACCGGAATAACCCTGCCCTTCGTGAGTTACGGGGGGAGCTCCCTGGTGAGCAACTTCCTGCTCCTTGGGCTGCTGCTATGCGTTTCCGAGGGAGGTGGGGAGCTTGCAGAAGGGGATTAGGCGCCTGGGGGTCTTCTTCATCGCCCTTACCCTGGTCCTGGTGGTGAATTTGAGCTACCTCCAGGTCTGGGGGCAGAAGGACCTTATGGAAAATCCTGCCAATACGAGGCGCCTGGTGGAGGAATACGGGATAGCCCGGGGGAGGATAATCACCTCCGACGGCCTGGTCCTGGCGGAGAGCGAGCCCGCCCAGGGGCCCTTCGCCTACCGCCGCCGGTATCACCAGGGCTCCCTCTTCTCGCATATTCTGGGCTACGACAGTCCCCAGTTCGGGAGGTCCGGCCTGGAGGAAGCGTACAACGAGCAGCTGCTGGGAAGAAAACCGCCCCGCTCCTGGGTAGAGGAGATGACCTCGGACGTGCGGGAGGGGAACGACGTTTACCTGACCCTGGACGCGGGGGTCCAGTCCGCGGCGGCCAAGGCCCTGGGTTCACGCAAGGGAGCGGTGGTGGCGATGAACCCCAAGACGGGCGCCGTCCTGGCCATGTACTCCTGGCCTACCTACGAACCCCAGGCCCTGGTCACCCAGGAGGGGGACGCCGACGGGACGCCGCTCGCGGAGAAGGCCATGCAAAACTACAGCCGGGATACCAACAGCCCCCTCCTCAACCGGGCGGCGGCCGGCCTTTACACCCCGGGGTCGGTCTTTAAGGTGGTTACCGCCTCGGCCGGGCTGGAGGCGGGATTTTCCGCCTCAACGGCCTTCGACTGCCCGGGAGTATGGGAGGTGGGCGGCTCACGGGTCACCAATTATGGGAGTCCGCCGCGCAGCTTCGGGAGCATCGACATGGAGACGGCACTGACCTACTCCGTGAACACCTACTTCGCCCAGCTGGCGGTAAAGATGGGAGCCTCCACCCTGGTAAAATACGCGGAGGCCTTCGGTTTGAACTCCGTGCCTCCCCTTGACCTTCCCGGCGTGTCTGCCTCGCGCATACCACCCTCCGGCCGAATGGACGCCGTGCAGTTGGCCTGGTCGGGGGCGGGCCAGGGAGAGATTCTCCTCACCCCGCTTCAGCTCTGCCTGGTGGGTTGCGCGGTGGCTAACGGCGGGAAAATCATGACCCCCCACCTGCTCAAGGAAGTCCGGAAGGGGGAGGCCATCCTCGAGCGCTACGACGCCTCGGTTTGGAGGACCCCCATCTCCGCCGATACGGCGGCGGAGGTACTGGGGATGATGATCTCGGTGGTGGAGAAGGGGACCGGGACGTTGGCGGCCATCTCGGGAGTTACCGTGGCTGGGAAGACGGGCACCGCGGAGGTGGAGGGCAAGCTCCCCCATGCCTGGTTCCTGGGAATTGCTCCGGCGGAGAATCCCAGCGTGGTGGTGGCGGTGGTGGTGGAGAACAGCGGCGGCGCGGGCGGTTCGGTG
This window harbors:
- a CDS encoding FHA domain-containing protein, which produces MPEIVYISLRYLFLALLYLFLVLVIRVIYRELNPVAPRLPARERSLPRRKGRRAALVLLGGEGRRGRREWEIKEELVIGRSPECAVCLEDEFASNLHARIYALQDRYYVEDLGSTNGTYVNGRRINYPIELRVGDRIKVGRTLMEFRA
- a CDS encoding Stp1/IreP family PP2C-type Ser/Thr phosphatase produces the protein MRYAALSDVGRVRDRNEDFFHADGRLFVVADGMGGHRAGEVASLAAVEEFLRCERENRGADPLRRLRCCLQAANRVVLKMAEGDPELRGMGTTFTVLLLENGAYLGHVGDSRAYLLREGGLNPLTRDHSLVEKMVREGFLTPREARRHPRRNVILRALGLSVNLAADLVRVDVRPGDRILLCTDGLTSQLEDDELARLLQEEDPEECARRLIEEANARGGEDNVTVVLVDLEEGDGSLFTPEDAGPQRGKESPAARWRRRLFGRGG
- a CDS encoding penicillin-binding transpeptidase domain-containing protein, producing the protein MQKGIRRLGVFFIALTLVLVVNLSYLQVWGQKDLMENPANTRRLVEEYGIARGRIITSDGLVLAESEPAQGPFAYRRRYHQGSLFSHILGYDSPQFGRSGLEEAYNEQLLGRKPPRSWVEEMTSDVREGNDVYLTLDAGVQSAAAKALGSRKGAVVAMNPKTGAVLAMYSWPTYEPQALVTQEGDADGTPLAEKAMQNYSRDTNSPLLNRAAAGLYTPGSVFKVVTASAGLEAGFSASTAFDCPGVWEVGGSRVTNYGSPPRSFGSIDMETALTYSVNTYFAQLAVKMGASTLVKYAEAFGLNSVPPLDLPGVSASRIPPSGRMDAVQLAWSGAGQGEILLTPLQLCLVGCAVANGGKIMTPHLLKEVRKGEAILERYDASVWRTPISADTAAEVLGMMISVVEKGTGTLAAISGVTVAGKTGTAEVEGKLPHAWFLGIAPAENPSVVVAVVVENSGGAGGSVAAPIAREVIRAALK
- a CDS encoding FtsW/RodA/SpoVE family cell cycle protein, with product MGLSPRWKEALLLAVILPLPFLGWVSLDLTRDGAPVPGHLVYPLVCTAVFLLAHLVLRFLRPQADPLLLPLVAALTCVGLIMLLRLNPHMARLQLIWLGVGAALMLLMVALLRDYRSLKNYRYTLAVLGLALLLSTIFFGREVNGARLWLILGPLRFQPSELAKILLAVFFAAYLAERKELIAGAGRVVAGVHLPRPRDLGPLLTMWALSLLLLIFQRDLGSSLLFFGIFLAVIYVATGRAAFVVAGLLLFLAGATLTFFLFGHVRTRVETWMDPLNPETIGDESYQIAQSLFAFAEGGLSGAGLARGSPGLIPFAETDFIYAAIGEELGLLGAAALALLYLVLCGRGLHLALRCADDFGKLLAVGLTAVLGLQSFIIMAGVTRLMPLTGITLPFVSYGGSSLVSNFLLLGLLLCVSEGGGELAEGD